A single Halarcobacter anaerophilus DNA region contains:
- a CDS encoding NADH-quinone oxidoreductase subunit NuoE family protein, translated as MSKFKYTDEKEKEFQRIAKKYPKIDAMMLPALWLVQEQEGWVSPDAMIFLADKLGKTPIEVYEFATFYTMFNLKPIGTYHIELCKTLSCMIMGAPELKKFIKDTLGIGPGETTADGKFHFSEVECQGACGGAPMIALNHTYHENLTVDKLKKIIEECK; from the coding sequence ATGAGTAAATTTAAATATACAGACGAAAAAGAAAAAGAGTTCCAAAGAATAGCAAAAAAATATCCGAAAATTGATGCTATGATGCTTCCGGCACTTTGGCTGGTACAAGAACAAGAGGGTTGGGTAAGTCCCGATGCAATGATTTTTCTTGCGGATAAACTCGGGAAAACTCCAATAGAAGTTTATGAATTTGCAACTTTTTATACAATGTTCAATCTTAAACCCATAGGAACATACCATATTGAGTTATGTAAAACTTTATCATGTATGATAATGGGTGCACCTGAACTTAAAAAATTTATAAAAGATACTTTAGGAATCGGTCCTGGAGAAACAACAGCTGATGGAAAATTTCATTTTAGTGAAGTTGAATGTCAAGGTGCTTGCGGCGGTGCTCCTATGATTGCATTAAATCATACTTATCATGAAAACTTAACTGTTGACAAGTTGAAAAAAATCATAGAGGAGTGTAAGTAA
- the nuoF gene encoding NADH-quinone oxidoreductase subunit NuoF, with protein sequence MAVELVKIVSKNFDIPDSHKLEVALKNGRYESIDKLFSMKPEDVTEEVCKSGLRGKGGGGAPCGPKWKLMPPVDERPRYLIVNGDESEPGTFKDRQIFQYDPHILIEGIICSCYAIQAHEAFIYIRGEYKWFIDRLNEAIDEAYEAGIIGPKVMNKYDFSVDITVHRGGGAYICGEKSALIESIEGKRGHPRLKPHGKECEWFYGQPATVNNVETISSVPNIVLNGYESYTKWGTQKAPGTMLFAMSGPVKNPGVYELQYGEKMLDVINEIGGGMKDGLKLKAVIPGGASCPILTAEEVEKAYLDYESMWDIGSTLGTGGMMIIPQGVSMVDVAKNLIEFYHHESCGQCTPCREGTGWIDKTIKKILDGIGSQEDIETILDVCETMNGKTICVFAPAVKDIIKSIVQKYRHEFEEHFKK encoded by the coding sequence ATGGCAGTTGAATTAGTAAAAATTGTTAGTAAAAACTTCGACATTCCTGATTCTCATAAATTAGAAGTTGCATTAAAAAACGGAAGATATGAATCAATAGATAAACTTTTTTCAATGAAACCCGAAGATGTAACAGAAGAGGTATGTAAATCGGGTCTTAGAGGGAAAGGTGGAGGTGGAGCACCTTGTGGTCCAAAATGGAAACTTATGCCTCCTGTTGATGAAAGACCTAGATATCTAATAGTAAACGGGGATGAATCAGAACCTGGAACTTTTAAAGATAGACAAATTTTCCAATATGATCCTCATATTTTAATTGAGGGTATTATCTGCTCTTGCTATGCAATACAAGCCCATGAAGCCTTTATCTATATAAGAGGTGAATACAAATGGTTTATTGACAGATTAAATGAAGCAATAGATGAAGCTTATGAAGCTGGAATAATAGGACCTAAAGTTATGAATAAATATGACTTTAGCGTAGATATAACTGTTCACAGAGGCGGAGGAGCTTATATCTGCGGTGAGAAATCTGCTCTTATTGAATCAATTGAAGGTAAACGTGGACATCCAAGACTTAAACCACACGGAAAAGAGTGTGAATGGTTTTACGGACAACCTGCAACAGTTAATAATGTTGAAACAATCTCTTCAGTTCCCAATATAGTATTAAACGGTTACGAATCATATACTAAATGGGGAACACAAAAAGCTCCGGGAACAATGCTTTTTGCAATGAGCGGTCCTGTTAAAAATCCGGGTGTATATGAATTACAATACGGCGAAAAAATGCTTGACGTAATTAATGAAATCGGTGGAGGAATGAAAGACGGTTTAAAACTAAAAGCCGTAATTCCGGGAGGTGCATCATGCCCTATTTTAACGGCAGAAGAAGTTGAAAAGGCTTACTTAGATTATGAATCTATGTGGGATATCGGTTCTACACTGGGTACAGGAGGAATGATGATTATTCCACAAGGCGTATCTATGGTAGATGTAGCAAAAAATTTAATAGAATTTTATCATCACGAATCTTGCGGACAATGTACTCCGTGTAGAGAAGGTACTGGATGGATAGATAAAACTATTAAAAAAATTCTTGATGGTATTGGTTCACAAGAAGATATTGAAACAATTTTAGATGTTTGTGAAACAATGAACGGTAAAACAATCTGTGTTTTTGCACCTGCAGTAAAAGATATTATTAAAAGTATAGTGCAAAAATATAGACATGAATTTGAAGAACATTTTAAAAAATAA